Proteins found in one Plasmodium malariae genome assembly, chromosome: 13 genomic segment:
- the PmUG01_13069000 gene encoding STP1 protein — MESCFTSNSSVHGTTALEYRTYPQFQKIEAKIKSEISSLKRNNNKEEFRNKCKELAHYLINTKPPYPNIKEYIWKGAIKTWYKQYYRGLSQHGGCFMILNQDEKELLQLVYDAEDFCEKNEEYIDKLNPFRVDNSSTYNCNNDVNCLSKCKEYKVWITERQQHFSTNRKILHKDCTRKKKLYQLLEKTCNIQNTSTFTKIIECKSSAPTIHIGVPEKKQNESSLAEQNSPEPQEQSQPKYEDSSEQITPVEKPLSGETLSPGEMHTENGLMPSKEQKHHVDKASLFSDPTLVTPSNENTKAQPINVPQSHNHKGFESAGAKTTFQHQATSEKTDKSISSIPFKPLINGSPSPFHLELPKITESAGNISDKYISPILISIIIIIIFSLFIKHMPLILKKKKKHIKRKHLKLLRILVPSYPGRKNMFLTYDNLEPSTYNNEENIKKIIINEQNLETNVKKIKKKKDVSKTIIEVHMEVLEEYKNEVWESDIGEFLAICLEEFRQEKYNSHHNLKNDEIIIENNKCRNDTDKKKILWNKWAERHKNLSEKLKKEYWFNSLKNEWKSERDSIKRNKILEKKLSNKYKKVPSSEIEKDAWTKWISKKVIVIGQYIEKDWHKLMTEGLKNMIDECVNYETKKDMTITNLEELKKKEYNEELYKYIKKQLLQKLCILVLMMVLEECRKEENIENNESYLDSSIYECKIEKNSYVKSEIIEDINEDKGNVLEYRENEDIYENKGRHTFIHELNDWIREDNTYINSIKNKDLSETS; from the exons ATGGAAAGTTGTTTTACTTCG AATTCGAGTGTTCATGGTACTACAGCATTAGAATACCGTACATATCCacaatttcaaaaaattgaagCTAAAATTAAATCTGAAATTTCTTctttaaaaagaaacaacaataaagaagaatttagaaataaatgTAAGGAATTGGCTCATTATCTGATTAATACAAAGCCTCCGTACCcaaatattaaagaatatatttggAAAGGAGCAATCAAGACTTGGTACAAGCAGTACTATAGAGGGTTATCTCAACATGGCGGATGTTTTATGATTTTAAATCAGGATGAAAAAGAACTTTTACAATTAGTTTATGATGCAGAGGATTTCtgtgaaaaaaatgaagaatatatTGATAAACTAAATCCTTTTAGAGTAGATAATAGTAGTACATACAATTGTAATAATGATGTTAATTGTTTAAGTAAATGTAAGGAATACAAGGTGTGGATAACAGAAAGACAACAACATTTTAGTACTAACAGAAAAATTCTTCATAAGGATTgcacaagaaaaaaaaaattataccaACTTCTAGAAAAAACATGCAATATACAGAATACTAGCACatttactaaaattattGAGTGCAAGTCCTCGGCTCCAACTATACATATTGGAGTTccagaaaaaaaacaaaacgaaAGTTCGTTGGCAGAACAGAATTCACCTGAACCACAAGAGCAATCTCAGCCAAAATATGAAGATTCGTCCGAACAGATAACTCCAGTAGAAAAACCACTTTCAGGAGAAACTCTATCTCCAGGAGAGATGCATACAGAAAACGGATTGATGCCATCAAAGGAACAGAAACATCATGTTGACAAAGCATCGCTTTTCAGTGACCCAACTCTTGTAACTCCATCTAATGAAAATACGAAAGCACAACCTATAAATGTTCCACAATCACATAATCATAAAGGTTTTGAATCTGCAGGTGCAAAAACAACATTCCAGCATCAGGCAACATCAGAAAAAACTGATAAAAGTATTTCTTCCATACCTTTTAAACCATTAATTAATGGCTCTCCTTCTCCTTTTCATCTTGAACTCCCTAAAATTACAG AATCAGCAGGAAATATCtctgataaatatatatcaccTATATTAATaagcattattattattattatattttccctttttattaaa CATATGCCAttgattttaaaaaaaaaaaaaaaacatattaaacGAAAACATTTGAAACTACTGCGAATATTAGTACCTTCATATCCTGgcagaaaaaatatgtttttaacaTATGATAACTTAGAACCCtcaacatataataatgaagaaaacataaaaaaaataataataaatgagcAAAACTTAGAaacaaatgtaaaaaaaataaagaaaaagaaggaTGTGTCAAAAACTATTATTGAAGTACATATGGAAGTACTAGAAGAGTACAAAAATGAAGTATGGGAATCCGATATAGGCGAATTTTTAGCAATATGTTTAGAAGAGTTTAgacaagaaaaatataattcccatcataatttaaaaaatgatgaaataataatagaaaataataagtgTAGAAATGAtactgataaaaaaaaaattctatggAATAAATGGGCAGAAAGACATAAAAATCTCtctgaaaaattaaaaaaagaatattggTTTAATAGCttgaaaaatgaatggaAGAGTGAACGAGATtccataaaaagaaataaaatattagagAAAAAActttcaaataaatataaaaaagttccATCTTCAGAAATAGAGAAAGATGCATGGACAAAATGGATATCAAAGAAGGTTATAGTTATAGGACAATATATAGAAAAGGATTGGCATAAGTTAATGACGGAAGGACTGAAAAATATGATAGATGAATGCGTAAATTACGAAACTAAAAAGGATATGACAATAACAAATTTGGAAGaattgaagaaaaaagaatataatgaagaactatataaatacataaaaaaacaattactACAAAAACTGTGCATACTTGTACTTATGATGGTATTAGAAGAATGCAGAAAAGAGGAGAACatagaaaataatgaatcaTATTTGGATAGTTCTATATATGAATGCaagatagaaaaaaattcatatgtAAAATCAGAAATTATAGAAGACATAAATGAAGATAAAGGAAACGTTTTGGAATACAGGGAAAATGAGGATATTTATGAGAATAAAGGGAGACACACTTTTATACATGAATTGAATGATTGGATAAGAGAagataatacatatataaattctataaaaaataaggacTTATCAGAAACATCCTGA